From Candidatus Cloacimonadota bacterium, one genomic window encodes:
- the mtnA gene encoding S-methyl-5-thioribose-1-phosphate isomerase has product MQINGQEYRSVWFERNRLNIIDQNRLPFNFCIREFGTYMEVVTAIRDMTVRGAPAIGAAAAYGLALAALSAPQEKFRTYLRSARNELLLARPTAVDLSIGVNFVYESTLKFIPDIDHARNVALMAANEYANRSAAECLELGNVGAELIQDGYRILTHCNAGALATVDYGTALSVIRQAHKQGKSIFVYVDETRPRFQGSRLTAYELEQEGIPHAIIADSASGFYFWKNEIDIVITGADRICLNGDVANKIGTYEKAVLAKAHEVPFYIAAPLSTFDFGCQKGEDIPIEIRDESEIKCIADVCTANPASPALNPAFDITPAAYITGIISPKGVFEPETAAQKVQL; this is encoded by the coding sequence ATGCAAATAAACGGACAAGAATACCGCTCAGTATGGTTCGAGCGAAACCGCCTGAACATTATAGATCAGAACAGGCTGCCATTCAACTTCTGTATTCGTGAATTTGGCACCTATATGGAAGTGGTAACCGCTATCCGGGATATGACGGTGCGCGGAGCTCCGGCGATCGGTGCTGCCGCTGCATATGGCCTTGCTTTGGCTGCCCTCTCCGCTCCGCAGGAAAAGTTTCGCACCTATCTGAGAAGTGCCCGTAATGAATTGCTTTTGGCACGTCCTACGGCAGTGGACCTCTCCATTGGCGTAAATTTCGTATATGAGAGCACTCTAAAGTTTATCCCGGATATAGATCATGCTCGCAATGTGGCGCTTATGGCAGCCAATGAATATGCCAATCGCAGCGCAGCAGAGTGCCTGGAATTGGGTAATGTAGGTGCGGAATTGATTCAGGACGGTTATCGCATCCTTACACACTGCAACGCCGGGGCTTTGGCCACTGTGGATTACGGCACGGCGCTATCGGTGATACGTCAGGCTCACAAGCAGGGCAAAAGCATCTTTGTGTACGTGGATGAGACACGTCCCCGCTTTCAAGGTTCTCGTTTAACGGCGTATGAACTGGAACAGGAAGGCATTCCGCACGCCATTATTGCGGACAGTGCCAGCGGTTTCTATTTTTGGAAGAATGAAATCGATATCGTAATCACCGGGGCAGACCGCATCTGCTTAAACGGTGATGTGGCAAACAAGATTGGCACATACGAGAAAGCGGTTTTGGCAAAAGCTCACGAAGTCCCCTTTTACATTGCCGCCCCCCTTAGTACTTTCGATTTCGGCTGCCAGAAAGGTGAAGACATTCCCATCGAGATCAGGGACGAATCTGAAATCAAATGCATAGCTGATGTCTGCACGGCAAATCCCGCTTCTCCAGCGCTAAATCCTGCCTTTGACATCACTCCAGCTGCCTACATCACCGGCATCATTAGCCCCAAAGGAGTATTTGAACCGGAAACTGCAGCGCAAAAGGTACAATTATGA
- a CDS encoding amidohydrolase family protein: protein MKKHYEHIIKGGTILCMDASFRVLEDHFICIDGGKIVDILPLELIGDYEADYLQNGFDCLIIPALINAHSHLPMTYFRGLADDMALNKWLGEYIWPLEARMVNADFVYDASLHGAAEMLKNGICLTNDMYFHCERIVQACSRVGMRVIVSDAIIERDSNVGTALYEARMLDLQDYCQDFPLADCAFAPHAIYTCSKDLLQSAAEFALKHNWLLHTHLSETRGELEDCLKTHGTRPLDYLADLGWLENKCLFAHGVWLSPEELKRLGKSNSAVAVCTDSNLKLASGFAPLKAMNEHGVCYALGSDGVASNNNLDLLEELSTTAKLHKTLTADPEFMPAREAFAHITIEAAKALGKEDSLGSLEIGKAADLCIIDTQNLQSSPLYNPYSQLLYAMGSHQMRDVMVDGTYVVKNYQLVNLDEAELVHTANEYKVKIIKELNK, encoded by the coding sequence ATGAAAAAACATTATGAACACATTATCAAAGGTGGCACGATCCTCTGCATGGATGCCTCATTTCGGGTTTTGGAAGATCACTTTATCTGTATTGATGGTGGAAAGATTGTGGATATCCTGCCCTTGGAGCTTATCGGGGATTACGAGGCCGATTACCTTCAAAACGGCTTTGATTGTCTGATTATTCCCGCTCTGATAAACGCACACAGCCATCTGCCCATGACCTATTTCAGGGGTTTGGCAGATGATATGGCGCTGAATAAATGGCTGGGAGAATACATCTGGCCTTTGGAAGCACGTATGGTGAATGCGGACTTTGTGTACGACGCCAGCCTGCACGGTGCGGCAGAGATGTTGAAAAACGGGATTTGTCTTACCAATGACATGTATTTTCACTGTGAAAGGATAGTGCAGGCCTGTTCACGGGTCGGGATGCGAGTGATCGTTTCCGACGCAATCATCGAACGCGATAGCAACGTTGGTACGGCTTTGTATGAAGCCCGGATGCTGGATCTTCAGGACTATTGCCAGGATTTCCCGTTAGCAGATTGCGCTTTTGCCCCTCACGCCATCTATACCTGCTCCAAAGATTTACTGCAATCTGCTGCAGAATTTGCCCTGAAGCACAATTGGCTGCTGCATACTCATCTCAGTGAAACCAGGGGGGAATTGGAAGACTGCCTGAAAACTCATGGCACAAGGCCTCTGGATTATCTGGCGGATCTGGGTTGGCTGGAAAACAAATGCCTGTTTGCCCACGGTGTGTGGCTAAGCCCTGAAGAATTGAAGCGGCTGGGAAAGAGCAATTCTGCCGTGGCTGTATGTACAGACAGCAATTTGAAGCTTGCCAGCGGATTTGCCCCCCTAAAAGCGATGAACGAGCATGGAGTATGCTATGCTCTGGGTAGCGACGGAGTGGCCAGCAACAACAATCTTGATCTGCTGGAAGAGCTTTCCACCACTGCCAAGCTGCACAAAACACTGACTGCCGATCCGGAGTTTATGCCAGCACGGGAGGCATTCGCCCACATCACTATTGAAGCTGCCAAAGCTCTGGGCAAAGAAGACAGTCTGGGCAGTCTGGAGATCGGTAAAGCTGCAGATTTATGCATCATCGATACTCAAAATCTGCAAAGCAGCCCGCTCTACAATCCCTATTCCCAATTACTCTATGCCATGGGCTCCCATCAGATGCGGGATGTAATGGTAGACGGCACCTACGTGGTGAAGAACTACCAATTGGTGAATTTGGATGAAGCAGAATTGGTGCATACCGCAAATGAATACAAGGTGAAGATAATAAAAGAGTTGAATAAATGA
- the smpB gene encoding SsrA-binding protein SmpB, giving the protein MRAIQNRKALHEYSVVQRFEAGISLKGTEIKSIRAGMINFKDSFAKIKDGQCWLMNFHISPWEKAAYFNHEAERPRRLLLNRHEIRRIKAKVEEQGMTLVPLEIYINDKGLCKLTIALAKGKKTFDKRDALQQKDMQLDKERSLRSERQN; this is encoded by the coding sequence ATGAGAGCTATCCAAAACCGTAAAGCCTTGCACGAATATAGCGTGGTGCAAAGGTTTGAAGCCGGAATCTCACTGAAAGGAACGGAGATAAAGTCCATCCGCGCCGGCATGATAAACTTCAAAGACAGCTTTGCCAAGATCAAGGATGGGCAATGCTGGTTGATGAATTTTCACATCTCGCCTTGGGAAAAAGCTGCCTATTTCAATCATGAAGCCGAGCGCCCCCGCCGTCTCTTGCTCAACCGCCACGAAATCCGCCGCATCAAAGCCAAAGTAGAGGAGCAAGGTATGACGCTGGTACCTCTGGAGATATATATCAATGATAAAGGACTATGTAAGCTCACCATTGCGCTGGCCAAAGGGAAAAAGACCTTCGACAAGCGGGATGCCCTTCAACAGAAAGATATGCAACTCGATAAAGAGCGGAGCCTGCGCTCTGAAAGACAGAATTGA